A window of Caretta caretta isolate rCarCar2 chromosome 13, rCarCar1.hap1, whole genome shotgun sequence contains these coding sequences:
- the CYP24A1 gene encoding 1,25-dihydroxyvitamin D(3) 24-hydroxylase, mitochondrial, whose amino-acid sequence MSSPLKRAPLLRSFLTLGDASTQQQHPQQPRLPTSSACAFHPKAEEVAPSVQAPHCRGHPLSALPGPTNWPLLGSLPDVLWKGGLKKQHETLADYHRKFGKIFRMKLGAFDSVHIGAPCLLEALYRKESAQPQRLEIKPWKAYRDYRDEGYGLLILEGKDWQRVRSAFQKKLMKPTEIVKLDATVNEVLVDFMHRIDDLCNHNGEIENIYSEFNKWSFESICLVLYGKRFGLLQQDVGEEGLNFIKAVKTMMGTFGMMMVTPVELHKSLNTKVWQAHTNAWDNIFKTAKCSIDSRLEKYSDNPSEDFLCDIYFGSQLSKKELYAAITEFQIAGVETTANSLLWALYNISRNPHVQQKLFQEIQSAVSFNESPNAEDLKKMPYLKACLKESMRITPSVPFTTRTLDKETMLGDYVLPEGTVLMLNSHALGSNEEYFRDWTTFKPERWLEKNIINPFAHIPFGIGRRMCVGRRLAELQLHLALCWLVRKYQIVATDNKAVETLHSGILIPSRELPIAFRRR is encoded by the exons ATGAGCTCCCCCTTGAAGAGAGCCCCGCTGCTCAGGTCCTTCCTGACGCTGGGAGATGCCAGCACGCAGCAGCAGCATCCTCAGCAACCCAGGCTGCCCACGTCCTCCGCCTGCGCCTTCCACCCTAAGGCGGAGGAGGTGGCGCCGAGCGTGCAGGCTCCTCACTGCAGGGGGCACCCCCTCTCCGCCCTGCCCGGCCCCACCAACTGGCCCCTGCTGGGCAGCCTGCCGGACGTCCTCTGGAAAGGGGGGCTCAAAAAGCAGCACGAGACGCTG GCTGATTACCACCGGAAATTTGGGAAGATTTTCCGCATGAAGCTGGGCGCCTTTGACTCCGTTCACATCGGAGCCCCCTGCTTGTTAGAAGCTCTGTACCGGAAAGAGAGCGCTCAGCCCCAGAGGCTGGAGATCAAGCCCTGGAAAGCCTACCGGGACTACAGAGACGAGGGCTACGGGCTGCTGATCCT AGAAGGAAAGGACTGGCAGAGAGTCAGAAGTGCCTTTCAGAAGAAGTTAATGAAGCCCACAGAAATCGTGAAACTGGATGCCACAGTCAATGAG GTCCTGGTGGATTTCATGCATAGAATAGATGATCTTTGTAACCACAATGGTGAAATTGAAAACATATATTCAGAATTCAACAAATGGTCCTTTGAAA GTATCTGCTTGGTATTGTATGGGAAGAGGTTTGGACTCCTGCAGCAGGATGTGGGAGAAGAAGGCCTGAACTTCATCAAGGCTGTAAAAACG ATGATGGGTACTTTTGGGATGATGATGGTGACCCCAGTTGAACTTCATAAAAGTCTGAACACAAAAGTCTGGCAAGCTCATACCAATGCATGGGACAATATCTTCAAAACAG CCAAGTGTTCAATTGACAGCAGACTGGAGAAATATTCTGACAATCCCAGTGAAGATTTCCTGTGCGACATTTACTTTGGGAGTCAACTCTCCAAGAAGGAACTGTATGCTGCTATCACAGAGTTCCAGATTGCAGGAGTTGAAACG ACTGCCAATAGTCTACTGTGGGCTCTGTATAACATTTCACGCAATCCACACGTTCAACAGAAGCTTTTCCAGGAAATACAGAGTGCAGTGTCTTTTAATGAGAGTCCAAATGCTGAGGACCTGAAGAAAATGCCTTACCTAAAAGCATGTCTGAAAGAATCTATGAG GATAACACCATCTGTGCCATTTACCACTCGCACTCTTGACAAAGAAACAATGCTTGGGGACTACGTGTTACCTGAAGGG ACAGTGTTGATGTTAAACAGTCATGCCTTGGGATCCAATGAAGAGTACTTTAGAGACTGGACTACATTTAAACCGGAGCGTTGGCTTGAGAAGAATATAATAAATCCTTTTGCTCATATTCCTTTTGGCATTGGGAGGAGGATGTGCGTTGGGCGTCGCTTAGCTGAACTACAACTTCATTTAGCCCTTTGCTGG CTTGTTCGCAAATATCAGATTGTTGCAACTGACAATAAGGCAGTAGAAACTCTGCATTCAGGAATACTAATCCCCAGCCGAGAACTTCCCATTGCATTTAGAAGACGATGA